Within the Rosa rugosa chromosome 2, drRosRugo1.1, whole genome shotgun sequence genome, the region GTCTTTTTCTCCCATGCTGATATCAACTCCAACTGAGATACAATGTTTCCTTGCGGTCTACAAATCACGATCCGGTTGGCTGCCGTCGGATCTGTTGCTGCTCTTATGGTGTAAGCTGCCACATCTTCCTCATAGTTTAAAACGGCTAGACATCAAAATTAGATTACAACACTATTAGAGTTGGTAAATCATATCCGACATTGGAATATAGCAAGCTGGACTTGAGCTTAGTACCCTTAGCTTCACCACTGCCATAAACAATTACTTCCTCGCGTTTCTCATGAGGGTGAAGTAAATAATCAACAAAGTAAGAAGCAAAAGTGTTTGCAGACACGTAAGTGTAGGAAATTCCTGCTGCTTCTGTTGCCCTTCTAATCTTCCTTCTATTCACATGTATAGCCTCTAAAGGTGGCAGCCCACTTGCTCTATCTGCTTCAAATCCGAATTCTGAAGGAAAGAATCTCTGGTTTTACAATGGTATGTAATGCTAGTTAGATCAATAATGGAAACCATCAATTTAAGTTATATTGTAGCTAGCTTTTCATAAAACCAAAGATTAAGGAGGGGATATTAATTAATCGATGACCTTTATATTTCCAGCTTCTTTGATAGCCTCGATAATTTTGAGCTGTTCAAGATGTTGAGGAATAGCCAAAGTAGAAATTACAATGTCAACTAGTTTAAGTGCCCGCACTAGCT harbors:
- the LOC133734224 gene encoding isoeugenol synthase 1-like, which encodes MAGEKSKILIIGSTGHLGQYMVKASVSLGHPTYAYVRPIKPTTDSSKLQLHKEFEAMGLTLFQGELDDHEKLVRALKLVDIVISTLAIPQHLEQLKIIEAIKEAGNIKRFFPSEFGFEADRASGLPPLEAIHVNRRKIRRATEAAGISYTYVSANTFASYFVDYLLHPHEKREEVIVYGSGEAKAVLNYEEDVAAYTIRAATDPTAANRIVICRPQGNIVSQLELISAWEKKTGRTLKRIHVPEQETIELSKTLPHPDNVRVSILHSIFIKGEQMNFELTDNDLEASKLYPDYKNTSIDSYLDICLVDPPRIKLAAL